A single window of Jeotgalibacillus haloalkalitolerans DNA harbors:
- a CDS encoding DUF6877 family protein translates to MKPLEEITKISSQLPLPVLQDINQRIGDWLASGGKETDAYIHQQLRFAKRFINQ, encoded by the coding sequence ATGAAGCCGCTCGAAGAAATCACTAAGATATCGAGCCAGCTGCCTTTACCGGTATTACAGGATATTAATCAGCGCATAGGCGACTGGCTTGCTTCTGGAGGTAAAGAAACAGATGCATATATTCATCAACAACTGAGATTTGCAAAACGATTTATAAACCAATAA